A window from Phycisphaeraceae bacterium encodes these proteins:
- a CDS encoding transposase — MPKPSPGPAPDDAAAEAAEKRRGVSGAAVESAPRRRRRKFPASEKLRIIRAADAALASGKRGALEALLRKEGIYGSHLSTWRQQLGAHGIEGLASHRPGRKPKLDDKDRALLAAEKRNAVLERKLRIAEAVIELQKKAHAVLGIALPNLDEVDS; from the coding sequence GTGCCCAAGCCATCCCCAGGTCCCGCTCCTGACGACGCCGCTGCCGAGGCTGCCGAAAAGCGCCGCGGCGTGAGCGGTGCCGCCGTCGAGAGCGCGCCGCGCAGAAGGCGCCGCAAGTTCCCCGCATCCGAGAAGCTGCGCATCATCAGGGCAGCTGACGCTGCGCTCGCGAGCGGCAAGCGTGGCGCGCTAGAAGCCCTGCTTCGTAAGGAGGGCATCTACGGCTCGCATCTTTCGACGTGGCGCCAGCAGCTGGGCGCACACGGCATTGAGGGGTTGGCATCGCACAGGCCGGGGCGCAAGCCGAAGCTCGACGACAAGGATCGTGCGCTGCTTGCCGCCGAGAAGCGGAACGCCGTGCTCGAGCGGAAGCTGCGGATCGCTGAGGCGGTCATCGAGCTCCAAAAAAAAGCGCATGCGGTGCTGGGGATCGCGCTACCAAACCTGGACGAGGTCGACTCATGA
- a CDS encoding IS3 family transposase produces the protein MTLVEHRDPSVSVVVACAALGISRATLYRSRQPAPSRARSTQRPPSPRRLSEQERQRILDTLHDSKFADQPPAEVYAALLERGEYIGSIRTMYRVLAEAGEVRERRNLRAAQTHAAPSLTATAPNQVWTWDITKLATTEKGRFLQLYVIIDLFSRFVVGWLLAAKECKHLAATMLGEAITRHGVEPGLIVHADRGSAMRSDTVAQLLADLGASRSFSRPRVSDDNAFSEAQFKTLKYQPDYPVRFTGEDHARGWLQPFFGWHNDEHHHAGLALFTPADVFHGRVEQVAARRQQALDAAYAAHPERFPNGPPIARRPPDKVEINPISLEEGRTDGGGAQSRRSPARAATDNITVSPAHHAPLDRTGGPCGSTPCPVDFGPRRTELNHIAS, from the coding sequence ATGACGCTCGTTGAGCATCGCGATCCAAGCGTCTCGGTTGTGGTGGCGTGTGCCGCGTTGGGCATCAGCCGGGCTACGCTCTATCGCAGCCGCCAACCTGCGCCGTCGCGGGCGAGGTCGACCCAGCGACCACCGAGTCCGCGCCGACTCAGCGAACAGGAGCGGCAGCGGATCCTGGACACCCTGCACGACAGCAAGTTCGCTGACCAACCGCCAGCGGAGGTCTACGCAGCGTTGCTTGAGCGAGGCGAGTACATCGGCTCGATCCGCACGATGTACCGCGTGCTGGCTGAGGCCGGCGAAGTTCGAGAGCGTCGCAACCTGCGCGCGGCCCAGACACACGCAGCCCCGTCGCTTACGGCTACGGCGCCCAACCAGGTGTGGACGTGGGACATCACCAAGCTCGCGACAACCGAGAAGGGAAGGTTCCTCCAGCTCTACGTCATCATTGACCTCTTCAGCCGCTTCGTCGTGGGCTGGTTGCTCGCAGCGAAGGAGTGCAAGCACCTTGCAGCCACGATGCTTGGTGAGGCCATCACACGCCACGGCGTGGAGCCAGGACTCATCGTGCACGCCGACCGCGGCTCGGCGATGAGGAGCGATACGGTCGCCCAGCTCCTTGCGGATCTCGGCGCCTCGCGCAGCTTCAGCCGACCGCGCGTCTCCGACGACAACGCCTTCAGCGAGGCACAATTCAAGACGCTGAAGTACCAGCCCGACTACCCCGTCCGCTTCACCGGTGAGGACCACGCACGTGGCTGGCTCCAACCCTTCTTCGGGTGGCACAACGACGAGCACCATCACGCTGGCCTGGCGCTCTTCACCCCGGCGGACGTCTTCCATGGTCGCGTCGAGCAAGTCGCCGCGCGGCGACAACAGGCGCTCGACGCCGCCTACGCTGCACACCCCGAGCGCTTCCCAAACGGGCCACCAATCGCACGTCGCCCGCCCGATAAGGTTGAGATCAACCCCATCTCGCTGGAAGAAGGCCGCACCGACGGTGGAGGGGCGCAATCGAGACGCAGCCCCGCGCGAGCAGCGACCGATAACATCACCGTCAGCCCCGCTCACCATGCGCCCCTCGACCGGACGGGCGGGCCGTGTGGCTCCACGCCGTGCCCTGTGGACTTCGGTCCCCGCCGCACGGAGCTGAACCACATCGCCTCATAG